One genomic region from Flagellimonas oceani encodes:
- a CDS encoding 4-hydroxyproline epimerase, translating to MARKTFFCVDAHTCGNPVRVVAGGGPNLMGNDMSEKRQHFLKEYDWIRRGLMFEPRGHDMMSGSILLSPHDPENDFAILFIETSGCLPMCGHGTIGTITVAIEEGMIVPKVPGKIRMEAPAGLVEIEYQLTGKKVEWVKLVNVKSYLAAEKLTVECPELGEINFDVAYGGNYYAIVDPQQNFSGLQDYSASQIIHFSQVVRKRINEKYADMFVHPDNPTIRDVSHMMWTGQPMDATSSGRNAVFYGDKAIDRSPCGTGTSARMAQLYAKGKLELGQPFVHESFIGSKFVGKVEAETTLDGKQAIVPSIQGWAQVTGYNNIIIDDDDPYAHGFQVL from the coding sequence GTGGCCAGGAAAACATTTTTTTGTGTAGACGCACATACTTGCGGAAACCCGGTTAGGGTGGTAGCAGGAGGAGGTCCCAATTTGATGGGCAATGATATGAGCGAGAAGCGTCAGCATTTTTTAAAGGAATATGATTGGATTCGTCGGGGATTAATGTTTGAGCCCAGAGGGCATGATATGATGAGCGGAAGTATTTTGCTGTCTCCGCACGACCCGGAAAATGATTTTGCCATCCTGTTTATAGAAACATCGGGCTGCTTGCCCATGTGCGGCCATGGAACCATCGGGACCATTACGGTTGCCATAGAGGAGGGAATGATCGTGCCGAAAGTGCCCGGCAAGATCAGAATGGAGGCACCTGCCGGACTGGTGGAAATCGAATATCAGTTGACCGGTAAAAAGGTGGAATGGGTGAAGCTTGTTAACGTAAAATCGTATTTGGCGGCCGAGAAGCTAACGGTTGAATGTCCAGAATTGGGTGAAATCAATTTTGATGTGGCCTACGGAGGAAATTATTATGCCATAGTAGATCCGCAACAGAACTTTTCGGGATTGCAAGATTATTCGGCAAGCCAGATCATCCATTTTTCGCAAGTGGTTCGGAAACGTATCAATGAAAAGTATGCAGATATGTTTGTGCATCCCGATAATCCGACCATACGGGATGTCAGTCATATGATGTGGACCGGGCAGCCCATGGATGCCACGTCATCGGGCAGGAATGCCGTTTTTTATGGAGACAAGGCCATAGACCGTTCTCCTTGCGGAACGGGAACATCGGCGCGTATGGCACAACTATATGCAAAAGGGAAACTCGAACTGGGACAGCCTTTTGTCCACGAAAGCTTCATCGGGAGCAAATTTGTGGGCAAAGTTGAGGCGGAGACCACTTTGGATGGAAAACAGGCCATAGTTCCCAGCATTCAGGGATGGGCACAGGTGACGGGCTATAACAATATTATAATAGATGATGATGACCCCTATGCACATGGATTTCAGGTGTTATAA
- a CDS encoding aldehyde dehydrogenase (NADP(+)), translating to MITGKNCIGGQFKADGSVEFKTVDPKKNEENPTVFIEATKGEIDTAAELAWEAFKVFRKTSGKQRADFLNTIADEILALDQELIDTYMLESGLPEGRAIGERGRTVFQLRSFAKLVENDDWRENTFDAAQPDRKPQPKEDLRKTMIPLGPVVVFGASNFPLAYSTAGGDTASALASGCPVIVKGHPMHAGTNELVASAIAKAAEKTGMPKGVFSSVNGGTQTGIDLVEHPKVKAVGFTGSIGGGRALFDLAAKREEPIPVFAEMGSINPVIMTADAISKRGSELAKTYAGSITLGTGQFCTNPGLLLTVKSPDTEAFVQELAKETTAIDAQTMLHPNIKKGYESKGEDVISQKGVAVVGKYEGNLDANEAASIIASVSGEVFLKNPKMHQEVFGPFSMVVQCKDEAELLQIIEGLEGQLTGTLIAEKGDGANLLEIVDALQNRVGRIIYNGVPTGVEVCASMQHGGPYPASTDSRFTAVGIHSIKRWVRPISYQSFPMELLPDHLKK from the coding sequence ATGATAACAGGTAAAAACTGTATTGGAGGACAATTTAAAGCGGATGGGTCCGTGGAGTTCAAAACCGTAGATCCAAAGAAAAACGAAGAGAACCCCACGGTTTTCATTGAAGCCACAAAAGGGGAAATTGATACTGCGGCCGAATTGGCGTGGGAAGCATTTAAAGTGTTCCGTAAAACTTCAGGAAAGCAGAGAGCGGATTTTTTAAATACCATCGCCGATGAAATATTGGCCTTGGACCAAGAGTTGATCGATACCTATATGCTGGAATCTGGCCTGCCCGAAGGTCGTGCCATTGGAGAGCGCGGAAGAACGGTTTTTCAATTACGATCATTTGCAAAATTGGTTGAAAACGATGACTGGCGCGAAAATACCTTTGATGCCGCCCAGCCCGATAGAAAACCACAACCCAAGGAAGACCTCCGCAAGACTATGATTCCACTTGGGCCCGTAGTGGTTTTTGGGGCCAGTAACTTTCCGCTGGCTTATTCCACCGCAGGTGGGGATACCGCGAGTGCGTTGGCTTCTGGTTGTCCCGTAATTGTAAAGGGGCACCCCATGCATGCCGGTACGAATGAGTTGGTGGCCTCGGCCATTGCAAAAGCAGCCGAAAAAACCGGAATGCCAAAAGGCGTGTTTTCAAGTGTAAACGGAGGTACCCAAACCGGAATCGATTTGGTGGAACACCCAAAAGTGAAGGCCGTTGGCTTTACGGGAAGCATTGGCGGCGGAAGGGCACTTTTTGATTTGGCGGCCAAGCGCGAAGAACCCATTCCCGTTTTTGCCGAGATGGGCAGTATCAACCCCGTGATCATGACCGCAGATGCCATATCCAAACGAGGTAGTGAACTGGCAAAGACCTATGCAGGCTCCATCACTTTAGGTACGGGTCAGTTTTGCACCAATCCAGGGCTTTTGTTAACGGTAAAAAGTCCGGATACGGAAGCCTTTGTTCAGGAGTTGGCCAAAGAAACCACCGCCATTGATGCGCAAACCATGCTGCATCCCAACATTAAAAAGGGATACGAATCCAAGGGAGAAGATGTAATTTCTCAAAAAGGTGTTGCAGTGGTTGGTAAATACGAAGGGAATTTGGACGCAAATGAAGCAGCTTCAATTATTGCAAGTGTTTCAGGCGAAGTATTTTTAAAAAACCCGAAAATGCACCAAGAAGTCTTTGGGCCCTTTTCCATGGTGGTGCAATGCAAGGATGAAGCAGAGCTTCTTCAGATTATAGAAGGCTTGGAAGGTCAGTTGACAGGGACGCTCATCGCGGAGAAGGGGGATGGTGCAAATCTCTTGGAAATCGTGGATGCGCTTCAGAACAGAGTGGGAAGAATTATTTACAACGGAGTTCCGACCGGTGTTGAGGTATGTGCATCCATGCAGCACGGAGGGCCTTACCCTGCATCAACGGACTCCAGATTTACGGCCGTGGGCATTCATTCCATAAAAAGATGGGTACGCCCCATAAGCTATCAATCTTTTCCAATGGAATTATTGCCGGACCATCTAAAAAAATAG
- a CDS encoding dihydrodipicolinate synthase family protein — protein MVKWEGVMPAVTTKFTSDDTLDLAMFEKNIKAQMDAGVHGIILGGTLGEASTLEQEEKEALIQKSLELANGKIPIIMNVAEQSTKGAIKAAQKAEKVGAQGLMLLPPMRYKATDYETVAYFKAVANSTSLPIMLYNNPVDYKIEITLEMLEELTECENIEAIKESTRDITNVIRIQNKFGDRLKVFTGVDTLGLESLVIGAVGWVAGLVCAYPAETVAIYELVKAGRTEEALKIYRWFMPLLELDISPQLVQNIKLAEVATGIGTEYVRAPRLPLQGVERERVLKVIEDAMKNRPELPEYKNINSVV, from the coding sequence ATGGTAAAATGGGAAGGCGTAATGCCTGCTGTAACTACAAAGTTTACAAGTGACGATACTTTGGACCTTGCGATGTTCGAAAAGAACATCAAGGCGCAGATGGATGCCGGTGTGCATGGGATTATTCTAGGGGGAACCTTGGGAGAAGCAAGTACCTTGGAACAGGAAGAAAAAGAGGCGTTGATCCAAAAATCACTGGAACTGGCCAATGGAAAAATTCCAATAATTATGAATGTGGCCGAACAAAGCACCAAAGGTGCCATAAAGGCGGCCCAAAAAGCGGAAAAGGTAGGTGCGCAGGGATTGATGCTATTGCCTCCCATGCGATATAAAGCCACGGATTATGAAACCGTTGCCTATTTTAAGGCCGTGGCGAATAGCACTTCGTTGCCCATTATGCTCTACAATAATCCAGTGGACTATAAAATTGAGATTACCTTGGAGATGTTGGAAGAATTGACCGAATGCGAAAACATAGAGGCCATCAAAGAATCCACCAGAGATATCACCAATGTTATCCGAATACAAAATAAATTTGGGGATAGGCTCAAAGTTTTTACGGGAGTCGATACCTTGGGCTTGGAGAGTCTTGTGATCGGAGCCGTAGGTTGGGTAGCGGGCTTGGTTTGTGCATACCCGGCCGAAACCGTGGCCATTTATGAGTTGGTAAAAGCAGGAAGAACGGAAGAGGCACTCAAGATCTATCGTTGGTTCATGCCCTTGTTGGAGTTGGACATCAGCCCGCAATTGGTGCAAAATATTAAGTTGGCCGAAGTGGCAACAGGCATAGGCACCGAGTATGTTCGTGCGCCAAGATTACCTTTGCAGGGCGTGGAAAGGGAAAGAGTGTTAAAAGTGATTGAAGACGCAATGAAGAATAGACCGGAACTTCCGGAATATAAAAATATAAACAGTGTTGTATGA
- a CDS encoding AraC family transcriptional regulator has product MKVLPFKIPKPKNEALVYQIDREQVFYDQLHQHGEIQISYVEKGAGSLIVGDSINEYTAGDILVIGSFIPHVFRSDTRIMEESLMHTLFFDQDSFGKDFFQLTDLSSTQNFFKKSVFGMMVQSRKSKIIPLFSKLSHQNKVEQIASLLMIINQINKSKTTPLSSFVYRKSFTDDEGKRMSQVYDYAMERYQEPITLDEIAEKANMSKNAFCRYFKKRTNKTFFQFLIEIRIENACKMLVKNPELSVAVVAEQCGFNNIANFNRKFRAFKSCTPTEYRNQF; this is encoded by the coding sequence ATGAAAGTCTTGCCCTTTAAAATCCCTAAACCCAAAAACGAGGCACTGGTCTATCAGATTGACAGGGAACAAGTATTTTATGACCAATTGCACCAGCATGGGGAAATTCAGATCAGTTATGTTGAAAAGGGTGCGGGATCCCTTATTGTGGGCGACAGCATAAATGAGTATACGGCCGGTGATATTCTGGTCATCGGGAGTTTTATCCCGCACGTGTTCCGCAGCGATACCCGGATCATGGAAGAATCCTTGATGCATACCCTATTTTTTGACCAAGATTCCTTCGGTAAGGATTTTTTTCAGCTTACGGATCTCTCGTCCACACAAAATTTCTTTAAAAAATCCGTGTTTGGGATGATGGTGCAATCCAGAAAAAGTAAAATCATTCCCTTGTTCAGTAAACTTTCCCATCAGAATAAAGTGGAACAGATTGCCTCCTTGCTGATGATCATCAATCAAATCAACAAGTCCAAGACCACACCACTTTCCTCCTTTGTGTATCGAAAATCGTTTACCGACGATGAGGGCAAGCGTATGAGCCAAGTGTACGACTATGCCATGGAGCGCTATCAAGAACCCATCACACTGGATGAAATAGCAGAAAAGGCGAATATGAGCAAAAACGCCTTCTGTAGATACTTTAAAAAACGGACCAATAAAACTTTTTTTCAGTTTTTGATTGAAATCCGCATCGAGAACGCCTGCAAAATGCTGGTAAAAAACCCAGAACTATCGGTTGCCGTAGTTGCGGAACAATGCGGGTTCAACAACATAGCCAATTTCAATAGAAAGTTCAGGGCGTTCAAAAGTTGTACGCCGACCGAATACCGCAATCAATTTTAG
- a CDS encoding exonuclease domain-containing protein, with product MYTIIDIETTGNGIKGNKITEISIFKHDGNQIVDEFTSLVNPESPIPYFITGLTGIDDQMVQNAPTFKEIAQNVLSITEDCVFVAHSVNFDYGVIKEEFRQIGVDFTRKKLCTVRLSRKLIPGLRSYSLGKLCSAVQIPLSDRHRARGDAHATVLLFEKLLKDPESEGVFKLFLNARSQEATLPPHLPKAVFDKIPHKPGIYYFMNQKGEIIYVGKAINLKKRVLGHFYDKSRKELQMCGETAHIDFKLAGSELVALLMESAEIKRLFPPYNRAQKRAGKQYAIFAYEDRNGIVHLAYNTIKGVPNPLKVFHNQTECRAYLEEVCKSFSLCPKYCHLQQTTAACSHHQINTCEGICKGEESPEDYNQKVEEAIAHMKLLSSEVRIIKEKGRVENESAVILIADGIYKGFGFIDMDIEISSLEDVETFITPQKHTLETESILTQYFLKHGRNQVLAS from the coding sequence TTGTACACCATCATCGACATAGAGACCACGGGAAACGGAATCAAGGGCAACAAGATTACCGAGATTTCCATTTTTAAACATGATGGGAATCAGATCGTGGACGAATTTACGTCCTTGGTGAACCCAGAGAGCCCCATTCCCTATTTTATAACGGGACTTACCGGAATTGATGACCAAATGGTGCAAAATGCTCCTACTTTTAAAGAAATCGCCCAAAACGTTTTAAGCATTACCGAGGACTGTGTTTTTGTGGCCCACTCGGTTAATTTTGATTATGGGGTGATCAAAGAGGAGTTCCGACAAATCGGGGTTGATTTTACCCGAAAAAAACTCTGTACGGTTCGGCTATCCCGAAAGTTGATTCCTGGCCTGCGCTCCTACAGTCTGGGAAAATTGTGCTCCGCTGTTCAAATTCCGCTATCGGACAGGCACCGAGCCCGCGGAGATGCACATGCCACGGTGCTTCTGTTCGAGAAGCTGTTGAAGGACCCTGAATCGGAAGGGGTCTTTAAATTGTTTTTGAATGCCCGAAGTCAAGAAGCCACACTTCCGCCCCATTTGCCCAAAGCGGTTTTCGACAAGATCCCGCACAAACCGGGCATCTATTATTTTATGAACCAAAAGGGGGAGATTATTTATGTGGGCAAGGCCATCAACCTGAAAAAAAGGGTGTTGGGGCACTTTTACGACAAGAGCCGCAAAGAGCTTCAAATGTGCGGGGAGACGGCCCATATCGACTTTAAACTGGCAGGCAGCGAACTGGTCGCCCTGTTGATGGAATCCGCAGAAATAAAAAGGTTGTTCCCTCCCTATAACCGCGCCCAAAAAAGGGCGGGCAAGCAATACGCCATTTTTGCCTATGAAGACCGAAATGGAATTGTCCACCTTGCCTACAATACCATTAAGGGGGTTCCGAATCCGTTAAAGGTTTTCCATAATCAAACCGAATGCCGGGCATATTTGGAAGAGGTGTGCAAAAGTTTTTCCCTTTGCCCCAAATATTGTCATCTGCAACAGACAACTGCCGCTTGCTCCCATCATCAAATAAATACCTGCGAAGGAATCTGCAAAGGCGAAGAATCTCCGGAGGATTACAACCAAAAGGTCGAGGAAGCGATCGCCCACATGAAATTGTTGTCATCCGAAGTCCGTATCATCAAAGAAAAAGGCAGGGTCGAAAATGAAAGCGCCGTGATTTTAATTGCGGACGGTATCTACAAAGGGTTTGGTTTTATAGATATGGACATTGAAATATCCTCTCTTGAAGATGTCGAAACATTTATCACGCCCCAAAAACATACGTTGGAGACAGAAAGCATTCTTACCCAATATTTTTTAAAGCATGGCAGGAACCAAGTGCTTGCGTCTTAA
- a CDS encoding aldose 1-epimerase, producing the protein MVQLKSKNTVVGIDKGELVSYVVQGHEFIHQKGSPGWGSADTEMFPIIGPVNEANFRVKTPKGEAVQDQHGLLRQMEYELEHQTETSAVFAKEYPSGTEVSNSKFPEKSTEEALSWPYDFRFEKSFLLTDDSLEIHFKVSGEEGMPFMLGYHPAFKLHSESPVIIAKDKEISLDEVLAVGSRALQVPDCTAITLKDKKEITITTEGFGHFMCWTEVGNMVCIEPITFYPYAVEQANLHQGFQKLEDSAQFKVILSPRT; encoded by the coding sequence ATGGTTCAGCTTAAAAGCAAGAATACCGTTGTTGGAATTGATAAAGGGGAGTTGGTAAGTTATGTGGTGCAGGGACATGAGTTTATCCATCAAAAAGGAAGTCCGGGATGGGGCAGTGCCGATACCGAAATGTTTCCCATAATCGGCCCGGTGAACGAGGCCAATTTTCGGGTAAAAACCCCAAAGGGAGAAGCGGTTCAAGACCAGCACGGACTTTTGCGCCAAATGGAGTACGAGTTGGAGCATCAAACGGAAACTTCTGCCGTTTTTGCCAAAGAATATCCATCGGGGACGGAGGTTTCCAATTCAAAATTTCCAGAAAAATCCACGGAAGAAGCCTTATCCTGGCCCTATGATTTTAGGTTCGAGAAATCATTTTTATTGACGGACGATAGCCTTGAAATCCATTTCAAAGTTTCTGGAGAGGAAGGAATGCCCTTTATGTTGGGGTATCATCCCGCATTTAAATTGCATTCGGAATCGCCGGTCATTATCGCGAAGGACAAAGAAATTTCGTTGGATGAGGTCTTGGCCGTTGGCAGCCGGGCGTTGCAAGTGCCGGATTGTACGGCCATCACGCTAAAGGACAAGAAGGAGATTACCATTACAACCGAAGGTTTTGGCCATTTTATGTGCTGGACGGAGGTCGGGAATATGGTATGCATAGAACCGATTACCTTCTATCCCTATGCTGTGGAGCAGGCAAATTTGCATCAGGGATTTCAAAAATTGGAGGATTCGGCCCAATTTAAGGTGATCTTGAGTCCTAGGACATAG
- a CDS encoding ABC transporter permease — MNLELFIAKRLVTGKEHKISISAPIIKIAIAAIAIGVVMMLIAIATGVGLKNKIREKVAAFNGHIQISNFDNNNSEVSLTPVSIDQDFYPEFKNVDGVRHVQAVATKGGIIRTADTFEGMLAKGVGTDYDWSTFKEYLVDGRLPDYGGDLNEEVLISSLMANRLQLKVGDSFFSFFLRDGDASKPPNNRRFEIVGIYDSGFEEFDETYVFVDIRHIQLMNRWEENEIGNFEVFIEDFDQIDEKSNEIYGKTVSVLDTQNIKSKYFRIFEWIGLFDFNIALIIGIMIIVGGINMITALLVLILERTQMIGILKALGSANWSIRKVFLYNAAYLIAIGLFWGNLIGLGVIFLQNKYRMFKFPNPEEYYIDYIPVHMDLPTILLLNVGVMLLCLLMLLIPSYIITKITPVKAIQFE; from the coding sequence TTGAATTTAGAATTATTTATTGCCAAGCGCCTTGTTACAGGGAAGGAACATAAAATTAGTATTTCCGCCCCGATAATAAAAATTGCCATTGCCGCGATCGCTATCGGCGTGGTAATGATGCTCATTGCCATTGCTACGGGTGTTGGCCTTAAAAACAAGATTCGCGAGAAGGTCGCAGCCTTTAACGGTCATATCCAGATTTCCAATTTTGACAATAACAATTCCGAGGTTTCCCTCACACCTGTCTCCATTGATCAGGATTTTTATCCCGAATTCAAAAATGTGGATGGGGTAAGGCACGTTCAAGCGGTGGCCACCAAAGGCGGAATTATTAGAACGGCCGATACGTTCGAGGGAATGCTGGCCAAAGGCGTGGGTACCGATTACGATTGGAGCACGTTTAAAGAGTATTTGGTCGATGGCAGGTTGCCCGATTACGGCGGAGACCTAAACGAGGAGGTGCTCATTTCCAGTTTAATGGCCAATAGGTTGCAATTGAAGGTCGGGGACAGCTTCTTTTCCTTTTTTTTGAGGGATGGGGATGCGTCCAAACCACCGAACAATCGTAGGTTCGAAATCGTGGGCATTTACGATAGCGGTTTTGAGGAGTTTGATGAAACCTACGTTTTTGTGGATATCCGCCATATCCAATTGATGAACCGATGGGAGGAAAACGAAATTGGAAATTTTGAGGTCTTTATCGAGGATTTTGACCAAATTGATGAGAAGAGCAACGAGATTTATGGTAAAACCGTATCCGTTTTGGATACCCAGAACATCAAATCCAAGTACTTCCGCATATTTGAGTGGATCGGTCTTTTTGATTTTAATATCGCCCTGATCATCGGCATTATGATCATTGTTGGGGGCATCAATATGATAACAGCTTTGCTGGTCCTTATCTTGGAACGTACCCAAATGATCGGGATCTTAAAGGCGTTGGGGTCTGCCAATTGGAGCATCCGAAAAGTATTTTTGTACAATGCCGCCTATTTGATTGCCATTGGATTGTTCTGGGGCAACCTGATCGGGCTTGGGGTCATATTTCTTCAGAACAAGTACCGCATGTTCAAGTTTCCGAACCCGGAGGAATATTACATCGATTATATTCCCGTGCACATGGACTTGCCCACCATCTTACTGTTGAATGTTGGCGTAATGTTGCTTTGCCTGTTGATGCTTTTGATCCCATCGTACATCATCACAAAAATAACGCCGGTAAAGGCCATTCAGTTTGAATGA
- a CDS encoding exo-beta-N-acetylmuramidase NamZ domain-containing protein yields MPILSRIKSTVLLLFLVISSCKGQQKKAISASEPAIQAPAPIQVAANRTETYLPLLQGKTVGVVANPTSVIFKKEGHVHLVDSLLSSGVDVKQVFAPEHGFRGTADAGEHVKDGMDTQTGLPIVSLYGKNRKPSPEQLGELDVIVFDIQDVGVRFYTYIATLQLVMEACAENNTPIIVLDRPNPNGHYVDGPTMMKEHTGYLGLNTIPLVYGMTMGEYAQMLNGEGWLENGNKADLTVIELENYTHESEYHLPIRPSPNLPNDTSITLYPSLGLFEGTNVNAGRGTEFQFQRYGASFMDSTAYDFSYVPEPNFGSKYPKEEGKTCYGRDLSKTERMSEVTMEWIIDAYNNTLDKSKFFLTEGFTKHAGTPLLQKQIEDGMTNEEIRATWQADLERFKKIREKYLIYD; encoded by the coding sequence ATGCCCATTTTATCTAGAATCAAAAGTACAGTTTTATTGTTGTTTTTGGTGATTTCCTCCTGCAAGGGACAACAAAAAAAAGCCATTTCTGCTTCGGAACCTGCCATCCAAGCACCAGCTCCCATACAAGTGGCGGCCAATCGAACGGAAACCTACCTGCCGCTATTGCAGGGAAAAACGGTCGGCGTGGTAGCAAACCCGACCAGTGTCATCTTTAAAAAAGAAGGCCATGTACATTTGGTGGATTCATTGTTATCATCAGGGGTCGATGTAAAGCAAGTTTTTGCGCCCGAGCACGGGTTTCGGGGCACCGCGGATGCTGGGGAACATGTAAAAGATGGGATGGATACCCAAACGGGATTGCCCATTGTTTCGCTGTATGGGAAGAACCGAAAACCATCGCCAGAGCAATTGGGCGAGCTGGATGTTATTGTGTTTGACATACAAGACGTAGGCGTGCGGTTCTACACCTATATTGCCACATTGCAGCTGGTAATGGAGGCCTGTGCCGAAAACAATACGCCCATTATCGTTTTGGACCGACCCAACCCGAACGGACATTATGTGGACGGGCCTACCATGATGAAAGAACACACCGGCTACTTGGGACTGAACACGATTCCGCTCGTTTACGGGATGACGATGGGCGAATATGCCCAAATGTTGAACGGCGAAGGATGGCTGGAAAATGGCAACAAAGCTGATTTGACCGTCATTGAATTGGAGAACTACACCCACGAATCCGAATACCACTTGCCCATTCGGCCTTCTCCCAATTTGCCCAATGATACCTCCATTACCTTATACCCAAGTCTCGGATTGTTTGAAGGTACCAATGTAAACGCGGGGCGCGGCACCGAATTCCAGTTCCAACGCTACGGGGCATCGTTTATGGACAGTACGGCCTATGATTTTAGCTATGTGCCCGAACCCAACTTTGGTTCCAAGTACCCAAAGGAAGAAGGCAAGACCTGTTACGGTCGGGATCTTTCCAAAACTGAAAGAATGAGCGAGGTGACCATGGAATGGATCATTGATGCCTACAACAACACCTTGGACAAATCGAAATTCTTTTTGACAGAAGGTTTTACCAAACACGCAGGCACCCCATTGCTTCAAAAACAGATTGAGGATGGCATGACCAACGAAGAAATCAGGGCCACTTGGCAAGCAGATTTGGAACGGTTTAAAAAAATTAGGGAAAAGTACTTGATCTACGATTGA
- a CDS encoding BspA family leucine-rich repeat surface protein → MKKILFSILAVALLWSCGKDDGPDTPPASSKPTITDFTPKTGPEGTEVTITGTNFSTTKTENTVKFGDITATVDNATATQLMTKVPTGATTGKITVTVDGQTATSTGTFTVGEVEPDNQAPEMEDQELTVAEDIADTDEIDQVMATDADGDDLTFAMVTNDNDLFMLSESGILTLAEGKTLDYETATSHSITVSVTDGEETVEATVTITVENVMDTTAEDPTSFVTKWETTTPEETIYIGANADYAYDFTVDWGDGTVETINELPENHMFEHTYAEPGIHTVAIQGTFPAIRSFTVYEQFDNDDEQLLKLVGLEEWGTIVWQNFSSAFYKCGNMVYNATDAPDLSNVKILASMFNGASLFNGNLNDWDTETITNMAYMFTGATSFNGDLSDWNTSSVVSMYSMFNGAIAFDGDISDWKTSSVKNMTSMFQDATSFNGDLSGWDTSNVLEMFSMFEGATSFNGDISGWDTSNVTVMFSMFEGATSFNRDISGWKTSNVTDFNSMFKGASAFDQNLGGWKISSVQNMKDMLNNSGMSKENFNATLIGWHGYVSENNAPLGINLGAAGLTLCGLAPFEAADDLETSYGWNIEGIANFELECN, encoded by the coding sequence ATGAAAAAGATACTTTTTTCAATATTGGCCGTGGCCCTGTTGTGGTCCTGCGGCAAGGACGACGGCCCGGACACCCCGCCAGCGTCCAGCAAGCCCACCATAACGGACTTTACGCCCAAAACGGGCCCCGAAGGCACAGAGGTGACCATTACGGGAACCAACTTCTCCACCACAAAAACGGAGAACACCGTTAAGTTTGGCGACATAACCGCCACGGTGGACAATGCCACTGCTACGCAATTGATGACCAAGGTGCCCACCGGCGCCACAACGGGCAAGATAACCGTTACCGTAGATGGCCAGACCGCCACAAGTACGGGAACATTTACCGTTGGCGAGGTTGAACCCGATAACCAGGCCCCCGAAATGGAAGACCAAGAGCTTACCGTAGCGGAGGACATTGCCGATACCGATGAAATTGATCAAGTAATGGCCACAGATGCCGATGGGGACGACCTTACCTTTGCCATGGTGACCAACGACAACGACCTTTTTATGCTCTCTGAAAGTGGTATTTTGACCTTGGCAGAAGGAAAAACCCTCGACTACGAGACCGCCACCTCCCATAGCATTACCGTAAGCGTTACCGATGGTGAGGAAACGGTGGAGGCCACCGTGACCATAACCGTGGAGAACGTAATGGATACAACGGCAGAAGACCCTACCTCTTTTGTGACCAAATGGGAGACCACGACCCCCGAAGAGACCATTTATATAGGTGCCAATGCCGATTACGCCTACGACTTTACCGTGGACTGGGGCGATGGTACCGTGGAGACCATTAACGAGCTGCCCGAGAACCATATGTTTGAACATACCTATGCGGAGCCGGGCATCCATACCGTGGCCATACAGGGAACTTTCCCTGCAATTCGTAGTTTTACAGTTTATGAACAGTTTGACAACGATGATGAACAATTATTGAAATTAGTCGGTCTGGAGGAATGGGGCACCATTGTATGGCAAAACTTTTCCTCTGCTTTTTATAAGTGTGGTAACATGGTGTACAATGCCACCGATGCACCTGATCTTTCCAATGTTAAAATCTTAGCGAGTATGTTCAATGGAGCTTCTTTGTTTAATGGCAATCTCAATGATTGGGACACGGAAACTATCACTAATATGGCTTACATGTTCACAGGGGCAACTTCCTTTAATGGGGATCTCAGTGATTGGAATACTTCCAGTGTGGTTAGTATGTACTCTATGTTCAACGGAGCCATTGCCTTTGATGGGGATATCAGTGATTGGAAAACCAGTTCTGTTAAAAATATGACCTCTATGTTTCAAGACGCAACTTCCTTTAACGGTGACTTGAGTGGTTGGGATACCTCCAACGTGCTCGAGATGTTTTCTATGTTCGAGGGAGCCACCTCCTTTAACGGAGACATCAGTGGTTGGGATACCTCCAACGTGACCGTTATGTTTTCTATGTTCGAGGGAGCCACCTCCTTTAACAGGGACATCAGTGGTTGGAAGACTTCCAATGTGACCGACTTTAATAGTATGTTTAAAGGCGCCAGTGCCTTTGACCAAAATCTGGGCGGTTGGAAAATTAGCTCTGTTCAAAACATGAAAGACATGTTAAACAATAGCGGGATGTCCAAGGAGAATTTTAATGCAACCTTGATCGGTTGGCATGGCTATGTTTCCGAAAACAATGCTCCGTTGGGTATAAACTTAGGGGCAGCGGGGCTAACGCTTTGTGGTCTGGCCCCATTTGAAGCTGCGGACGACTTAGAAACGAGCTATGGCTGGAATATAGAGGGTATTGCCAATTTTGAGCTGGAGTGCAATTAA